The Pseudomonas sp. IB20 region TTCAATTCCGCTGGCCAGCTCGAAACCCGCGCTGCCTGTGACGCCCCACGCCTCCTGCGCCAACACCGGGCGCAGTAGATCGAGCGCGCGCAACGCCGGTAGATCCCGACGCGAGATCACCCCACGCAAAGCCTCCGGCGTTACTCGCCGCTGCACGGCCGCGACGGGCATCACTGCCGCAAACCGCTGCTCACGCAAACGCCCGCGCACACCGATCGCCACCTGGCCCGACTCGGCGATGGCACGACGCACCACCACCGGGTGGCCGGCGCTGATCACATCCAGCGCCCAGGCCGGCGCATCGGTGGGCAGATGCGCCGGGGCCATGCCCCAGAGCAAATCGTGCGCGTTCACCATTGCTCCCGCAGCAGTTGGCGTACGTGGCTGGAAGCGGCGCGATGGGTGGCGCCCAGGCGCCCTTTTAAATCCGGGCCAGCGACATCGTTGATAGCGTGCAGCAAGCAATCACTGACCCGCACCACATCGTCCGCCGTGGGTTGTTCAATCTGCCTGACCGACAGCGTTTCCCAGAGCAAACCGAGGCTGGCATAACTGTCGATGTCGTAGGCCATGGGCGGTACGCTGGCGGCCAGGGCTTCCAGCTCTTCGACGCTGCGCAGGGTCACCCGCGCCGCCGAGGCCTTGCCCATGGCGTGCACCATCACGCCGGGGTCACGCAGGGCGATCATCCGGTTGGCCTGATAGCCGTGGGCGAGAAACGCCCCGGACATGGCCTTGCCCACCAGCAACGCGATTACTGGGTGGCCGGCCAACCGAGCGCGGGCGTAGCTGTCGGCGGCGGCGGCCAGGGCTTGATGGATGCCGAGGGCTTCTTCGCGACGGCCGTAAGCTTGGCTGGGCACATCGACGATGGCGATGATCGGGCGCTTGTCGCCACGGGCGATGGCTTCGTCCACGGCCTTGGCCAAGCCCCAGCCTTCGAGCAAGCCGACTTCGCCATTGCGCGCACGCGGGAAACGGTTTTGCGCGTCGGTGACCACGGCGATGAAGCGCACGGCTTGTTCACCTAACACGCCGTCGGCGACTTTCAGCGAGGCCGGCAGCCCTTCCACAGGCGTGGCGCCGGCGCTCAATGCGTTGAACCACTGCAACCCTCTCATGAGCGGTCTCCTTGATACAGGTCGCGCACCGTGGCCGCGTCGATTTGCGGCGTGGCGTCGAGTTCGGCCAGGCGCGCCAGGTAGACATCGGCCTGACGGCTGCGCTGATGTTCGGGCAAGCCTTGTTGCAACAGCGCGGTGACAGTCTGTTGCACCTGCGCCACATCGTCCGCCACATAACGGTCAGCCAAGCCGCTGTTAAAACGTTGCTCGCCTCCGGTGAGGCTCCAGATAAACGGGCGGTCGCGAGAGTCGTATTCGTCCAGGCCCGCTTCCTGCTCAATCACTTGCGGGCCGTTAAGGCCCAGGCGCGCTTCGCGGGTAACGACGAGGTAACTGCACAACCCCGCGGCGATGGACATGCCGCCAAAGCAACCAACACTGCCCGCCACCACGCCGATCACCGGCTGGTACTGACGCAGGTCGACAATCGCCGCGTGGATATCGGCAATCGCCGCCAGGCCGAGGTTGGCTTCCTGCAAGCGCACGCCGCCGGTTTCCAGCAACAGCACCGCGCGGGTCGGGATGCCCTTGCGGTTGTCTTCAGCCGCCAGTTCAAGGGCACCGGCGATTTTCGCGCCGCCGACTTCACCCAGGCTGCCGCCCTGGAAGTTGCCTTCGATAGCAGCGACCACGACTGGCAATCCGGCGATGTTGCCCTTGGCAATCACCACGCCGTCATCGGCCTGGGGCACCACGCCTTGGCGGCTGAGCCAGGGCGACATCACGCGCTGAAAGGGGTCGATCAGTTCGCGATAAGAGCCGGCGTCCAGCAAGGCCTTGGCCCGCTGCCGTGCGCCCAGTTCAACGAAGCTGTGTTTGTTGAGCAAGTCAGTCATGGCCGATCTCCTCGAAGCCTTGCTCCAGGCGCAAGCGCACCACGCCGGGCGTGGCGCCAAAGTCGTGGATATCAATCTTCAAGGCCGGCGGCGTGTACGCCTGGAAGATCCGCTCGAACAGATGCTGCCAGCGTTGTTCGGCGCCATTCACCGAGGTCTGCACCTGGATAGTCAGCGTGCCGGGCGTGCCCGGTTCCAGCAGCACTTCCAGGTCGCCGGAGCCGACACACCCCACCAGCGCACGGCCCTTGGGCGGCTGCCCGGCGGGGAATTCAAAGGATAAGGTTTCCATCACAACGCTCCGTCGAGGCGGTCGATAAACAGGCAGGCGGCCAACAGGTCGGCGGCGCCGCCGGGGGAGGCATTCAGGGCCAGCAATTGGAGATCGAGTACGTGCAGTTGGCGCCGGCCGGCGAGGGTTGCGCTGCCGCCCGCATCCAGCACGGCTTGGGCACCGCGTTGCATGGCGTGCAAGCCTTCGGTGCCTGCGCGGTAGAGCACGCAGGTGTCGGCCAGGTCGGTCATGATCGCGAGCAAGGCGTCCAGGCGGGCGTTCTGTTCGCCAGCGTTTTGCCGGCGGCTTTTGTGCAGTTGCGGCAGGCCGCGTTGCATCACGGATGGGAAGCCCAGTTGCGCTTCTTCACGGGCGCCGCGCGCGCCGTAGCGTTGCGCAACCTGGGCGCCGTGGCTAAGGGGCTGCGGGGCGTAGCGGTCGTTGAGCAGGGCCAGTTTGGCCGCCGTCAGCGTGACGGCGCGTGGCTCCAGGGCGGCGGCAGCGGTAAGTAAACCGAGCGCCCAGATCGCGCCGCGATGGGTGTTCACGCCGTGGGTGGTGGTGAGCATGGCCTGTTCACCTTCACGACCGATACGCCCGAGGGCTTCGCGCAGAGGTAAACCGACTTCACCGAATTCAAGCGCGGCTTCCGCCATTTCTTTGAACATCGGCCACAGTGACAGTGCCGAAGCGTGCATCAGGCCCAGGTGCAAATCGCTGTGGGCGCCGTTGCCGCGACGGTCCACCAAGGCGGGTTTGGGCGACAGGTCAGCCTCATCGATCAGCGCATCGACGGCCCTATCCGCCAGGCGATCAGCGAGGCTTATTTCATGCAATTTGAGCGCGCGCATTTACCAACTCCTGAACTTGGCGGGCGGGTTGTACAAGCCACCGGACCACTCCACCAAGTCGGCCACACTCTTGGCGGCCAACAGCTCACGGGTGGCGTCGGTGCGGCGGATGCCGAGGTCTTCGGGCAAGGCGATCAAGCCTTCGCGGCGCATGCGCGCGGTGTCCTTGGGGTTGTGGCGCATGCCGATGGCGGTGACGCCAGCGACGGCGGCGATCATCGCCTGGCGCTCTTCCAAGGAGCGCGCCTTGTACAGGTAGGCGATGCCTTCTTCGGTGAGCAAGTGGGTGACGTCGTCACCGTAGATCATGATCGGCGCCAGCGGCATGCCGCTTTTGCGCGCCACTTCCACTGCGTCGAGGGTTTCGACGAACGTAGGTTTGCCGCCTTCCTGGAAGGTTTCAACCATTTGTACAACCAACTTTTTGCCACGTTCAAGCAAGGCTTGCGGCGCGTCATCGTGGCGCATATCCAGCCACGCCGGGGTGCCATGGCGACGGCCACGCGGGTCATGGCCCATGTTCGGCGCACCACCAAAACCGGCGAGGCGCCCACGGGTTACGGTGGAGGAATGCCCGTCGCCATCCACTTGCAGGGTGGCGCCGATAAACAGGTCCACCGCGTACTGGCCGGCGAGTTGGCAGAACATCCGGTTGGAACGCATCGAGCCGTCACGGCCGGTGAAGAACACATCCGGGCGGGCGGCGATGTAGTTTTCCATGCCCAATTCGGTGCCGAAGCAATGCACGCTTTGCACCCAGCCACTTTCGATGGCGGGGATCAGGGTTGGGTGTGGGTTGAGGGTCCAGTTGCGGCAAATTTTGCCCTTCAGACCGAGGGATTCGCCGTAGGTCGGCAGGATCAATTCGATAGCGGCCGTGTTGAAGCCGATGCCGTGGTTAAGCGACTGCACATTGTGTTTTTCGTAGATGCCACGGATCGCCATCATCGCCATCAGCACATGCACCGGCTTGATATGGCGCGGGTCGCGGGTGAACAACGGCTCGATGTAGAACGGCTTGTCGGCCACCACCACAAAATCCACCCAGCTCGCCGGGATGTCGACGCGGGGCAAATCCGTGACGTCATCCACCAACTGGTTGACCTGCACGATCACGATGCCATCGCTGAACGCGGCAGGCTCGATCAGCGCCGGCGTGTCTTCGGTGCTGGCGCCAGTGTAGATATTGCCGGCGCGGTCGGCCATGAAACCGGCCGACAGTACGACGTTGGGGATCAAATCCACCACCAGCCGTGCGTAGAGTTCGATATAGGTGTGGATCGCGCCGATTTCCAGCAAGCCGTCTTCCAGCAACTGGCTGATGCGCAAGGATTGGGTGCCGGCAAAGGAGAAGTCCAGCTTGCGCGCGATACCCTTTTCAAACAGGTCCAAGTGCTCGGAGCGGCCGACACTGGGCATGATCATGTGCAAATCGTGGAGCTTGGCCGGGTCGGCCTTGGCCAGGGAGCGCGAGAGGAAATCGGCTTGCTTTTGGTTATTGCCCTCCAGCACCACACGGTCGCCAGGGAGGATCAGGGCTTCCAGGGCCTCGACGATTTTGTCGCTGGGCAACACCGCCCCGTCTGCGTATTTTTTGACCAGCCCGAGACGCCGCTGCTTCTCGTCGCGCCGCCGCGTCCAGCGCGAGTCGGGGGTGATGGTTGTTGTCATGGTCGCTCCACGGGGTTTGCTGTCGTGGGCTGTACCTTAGGAGTGAAAGTGGGGGGTATCAATCAAGCCCAACGCTGAATCGTTACGGTTGGAGTAACGGACTATCAGCAAATGAGGGCTTGAGCCAAACAAAGACTGAAAATGTGGGAGCTGGCTTGCCAGCTCCCACATTTGTTCGGTGGTGGGTGTTCGATAGCGGTCCCAAACAGGGACCGATTTAACCTTCCGGTGCAGGGCTGACTTGTTCCAGCGCTCTATCGATCAGCAAATGAGGGCTTGAGCCAAACAAAGACTGAAAATGTGGGAGCTGGCTTGCCAGCTCCCACATTTGTTCGGTGGTGGGTGTTCGATAGCGGTCCCAAACAGGGACCGATTTAACCTTCCGGTGCAGGGCTGACTTGTTCCAGCGCTCTATCGACCAGCAACTGACCCAACTCGGCCATTTGCTGAATGCCGAGCATGATTGCGCGCTGGGAGGTGCCCAGGTTGAAGGCAAGATTGCAGGTCATGGCGTTTAGCGACGATAAGGTTTCGCTGGCGTTGACCAGTAGAGCTTCGGTGTTTTGATCGGGGTTAACGGTGAAAATATTGGACGAGGACGAATTCGACATGATGTGCGGTTCCTAAACGAATCATTGAGGAACGCCTTTGAATCTAGGCGTCTTGAACGCCTAAACAGATTTCTCGGACTTGCACGTCCGTGTCACCGTTTTTTCGATGACGGGACGATTGGACGAGGACGAATTCGACATGATGTGCGGTTCCTAAACGAATCATTGAGGAACGCCTTTGAATCTAGGCGTCTTGAACGCCTAAACAGATTTCTCGGACTTGCACGTCCGTGTCACCGTTTTTTCGATGACGGGACGAAGACTAGCCGCCATGACTACCCGCAACAAGTTCATGCACAGCCCGAAATCTTGCGGGAAAAATCCGAAGGAAACCACCTAGCTTGATTCGATCGTTCCCACGCTCTGCGTGGGAATGCCGCCTGGGACGCTCCGCGTCCCGCCAGACAGTGCAACGCTCAAGTTCAGCACAAAGGTGACGCGGAGCGTCACGGGATCCATTCCCACGCGGAGCGTAGGAACGAAACCACCTAGCTTGATTCGATCGTTCCCACGCTCTGCGTGGGAATGCCGCCTGGGACGCTCCGCGTCCCGCCAGACAGTGCAACGCTCAAGTTCAGCACAAAGGTGACGCGGAGCGTCACGGGATCCATTCCCACGCGGAGCGTAGGAACGATCATCGCAGTCAGGCCAGACCGGACTCCACCAACAAGGCTTCAAGCCCCATAAGGTCAGGCACCTTCGCCACATGTTCCCCCACTTGCACCGCCGCCAACTCCAGCGGGCACAGCGGCACGTCGACGTAACTCAGTTGGCTATCCAACTTGTACGAACGCGGAATTCCCTGAATCACCATCGCAATAAACTTCAACGTCGGCCGCCCGCCCAGCGCGTTCAACACCACAATCCGCGAGCGCTCGCCGGTCACGCTGGCCTCACCGCACGCCGCTTCAAAGCTGATCAGCGGTAATTGCCGATCGCGCCATGTCACTTGCCGCAAATACCACGGCGGTGCATCGCTGGCCGGCTCGCCGCGTTGGAAGTCGATCAGTTCGGCGATGGCGACGTTGGGCAGCACCAGGTGGCGGTCGGCCAGGGGCAGTAGCAGGCCGGTGAGTTGGCTGGTGCGGTGGTCAAGCATGGGACTTGCTCCAGTAGGCGATGCTTTCCAGCAGCACCGACTCTTGGTACGGCTTGCCGAGGTAGTCGTTGACGCCGATGGCCATGGCGCGGTCGCGGTGTTTCTGGCCAGTGCGCGAGGTGATCATGATGATCGGCAAGCGCATCAGCCGGGGGTCGTTGCGCACCTGGATAGCCACTTCGAAGCCGTCCATGCGCGGCATTTCGATGTCGAGCAGCATCAGGTCCGGGGTGTGTTCTTCGAGCAGTGCGATGGCGTCGATGCCGTCTTTGGCGGTGAGCACGTTCATGCCGTTACGCTCCAGCAGGCGGCTGGTGACTTTGCGCACGGTGACCGAGTCGTCCACCACCAGCACCAGCAGCGGGCGCTTTTTCAGCGGGTCGTTGAGGATCAGCGGCGCGTCGACCGACTGGGCCGGCAACGCCGGTTGCCGTGCGCGGATGTGCGCCAGCAAGTCGATAATCAGCACCACGCGACCATCGCCCAGAATGGTCGCCCCGGACAACCCTTGCACGCCGGCAAACTGCGGCCCCAAGCCCTTGACCACGATCTCGCGCGTACCGGCCATGTCATCCACATGCACCGCCACGCGCCGCTCGTTGCATTGCACCAGCAACACCGGCACCGGTTGGAACTGGCCCAGCAGTTTCGGCCGGGCGACGGTGTGCAGCAAGTCGCCCAGGTAAAACAATTCATAGCGCTGGCCGGCGTACTCGTAGCGCGGCGGATCTTGCTGATAGTGCCCGGCCAGCTCGTGGGGCAGTACACGCACCAAGCCTTCGATGGTGTTGAGCGGGATCGCGTATTGGTCGTCCGCGCACTGCACCATCAGCGCGCGGTTGACCGACACGGTAAACGGCAGGCGAATGCGAAAGTGCACGCCCGAGCCCGGCGTCGAGTCGATGAACATCGAGCCGCCAAGCTGGCGCACTTCTTCGTGCACTACGTCCATGCCCACGCCGCGCCCGGAAATCTGGGTGATTTTTTCCGCCGTGGAGAAGCCCGGCTGCAGGATGAACTGCAACACGTCGCGGTCGCTGATGTCTTGATCAGGCGTGAGCAAGCCGCGCTTGATCGCCTTGCGCCGCACCGCGTCCAGCGGCACACCGGCACCGTCGTCGCGCATGTCGAAGACGATGTCGCCGCCTTCGTGGGTCAGGTCCAGGCTGATACGGCCCTTCTCTGGCTTACCGGCCAGCACGCGTGCCTCGCGGGACTCCAGGCCATGGTCGACGGCGTTGCGCAGCATATGTTCCAGCGGCGCCACCATGCGTTCCAGCACGTTGCGGTCCATCTCGCCTTCGGCGTTGCCGACCACAAACTCAACGTCCTTGCCCAACTCCTCCGCCACCTGGCGCACGATGCGTTTGAGGCGCGGCAGCATGCGTTCAAACGGCACCATGCGCGTGCGCATCAGGCCTTCCTGCAACTCGGTGTTGATACGCGCCTGTTGCTGCAACAGGGTGTGCGCATCCTGGTTGCGGCGGTCGAGGGTTTCCTTGAGGTCCAACAGGTCGGAGGCCGATTCGGACAGCGCACGCGACAACTGCTGCAACTGCGAATGGCGGTCCATTTCCAGCGGGTCGAACTCTTCGTAACCCAGGCGCTCGGCCTCGGCCTGCTGACGGCTGAGGATACGGCCCTGGGTTTCGGTGTCGAGGCGGCGCAGCTGGTCGCGCATGCGCTCGATGGTGGTTTCGACCTCGTTAAGAGCAACGCGAGCGTCGTTGACCTGTTGCTCGATACGGCCACGGAAGATCGAGGTTTCACCGGCCAGGTTAACCAAGTCATCGAGCAAATCGGCGGAGATTTTCACCATGTCGGCGGCGGGATCAACCGCCGCCTCGGCCTTGCCGGCCGGCAAGGCTACCGGCGCTAGCGATTCATCGCTGGGGTGCACCAGGCTTTTGATGCGCTCGATGAGTTTGTCCACCGACCCTACTGGCGCCCCGCCCGCCACGGCGTCGATCATCTGCGCCAGGCGGTCATGGCAACCTTGCAGCAACGCGAACAGCTCCGGCGACGGCGCGAGCAAACCAGCAGACAGCCCTTCGTAGAGAAACTCCAACTCATGGGCCAGATCGCCAATCGGCCCGATCTCGACCATGCGCGCGCCGCCCTTGAGGGTGTGCAGGTCGCGCAGCAGGGTTTCCACTTCCTGGCGGTTGCTCGGCTCGGCCTGCCAGCGCAGCAAAGCGCTGCTTGAGCTGTCGAGAATATCGGCGGCTTCTTCGAGGAAGATATCCAGCAATTCAGGATCAGCCGTCGCCGCTTCCGGTGCAGCGGTAGGCGTAGCGGGCGTGCTGCTCTGGCGTAACTCGCGCAGTTGGGCGATCAAGTCGCCGGAGTCGCTAAGGGGCTGATGGTCTTGCAGTTCATCCAACTGCAAGGCCAGCCGTTCATGGCTGGCCATCAGCACTTGGGACAGTTCGGTCGAGTAGCTGTAGCGACGGTCCACCAACCCTTCGTAAAGGCATTCCAACTCATGGGCCAGGTCGCCAATCGGGCCGATTTCGGCCATGCGCGCGCCGCCCTTGAGGGTGTGCAAATCCCGATGTAACGACGACAACGGTACGGTGCTATCCGGCTCCAACAACCAACGTTTGAGCGACTGCCCGGCGCTGTCGAGGATGTCCACCGCCTCTTCCAGGAAGATCTCGACGATCTCGTCGTCCATCACCGTGTCCTGGTCCAACTGGGCCGTGGCGGCGCCCAGTTCGCAGATACTCAGGGCGCGGCTGCCGTCGCTTTTGATCAGGCCGGTGGCGGACGGGTCGAGGGCTTCATCGAGCAGTTCGCGCAGGGCTTGCACCCGCGCCGGGACCGGGTTGATTTCCTGGCCGGCTGCGAGTTGGTCGAGCATGTTGATCAGCGCTTCATGGGCCTGTTCGGCCTCATGGAAAAACCGTTCGCTGACCGCCAGGCTGCTCTCCTCCACGGCGCCATACAGATCCAGCAAGGCTTCGCACAGCGCGTCGATGGCGTGCAGGTCGGCGATGTGCGCGCCCTCGCCCAAGGTGGTCAATTCGTCCAGCAGCGCAGTCAGTTCCTGTCGCTCGCCGGGGTGTTGCTGCCAGCGGCGCAGCAGGCTTTCGGCGTCCAGCAGAATGTCCATGCCTTGGGCCAGGAAGTTGGCAATCAGCTGCGGGTCGCGCTTGATGCGAAGCCCGGTGTTGGGCGCGTCGAGCAAGGCTTGCAGCTGTTGATCGAGCAGGCTTTGGGTGCGGCTGATCAGGTCTGGCGCGCCCTTGATCGGCACCAGTGGGTCACTGTCGAGTTGGCGCAAGCCACGCTGGAATAGGCCCTCGGCTTCCAGCAGCAGCTCCACTTCATCCAGGTCCAGCGGCAGTCGGTGGGCTTTGTATTCGCGGGTCAGGTGATCCAGCGGCCGCGCCAGTTCAGCAATTGGCAACACGCCGGCCATGTAGGCGCTGCCCTTGAGGGTGTGCAGGGCGCGCTGCAGTTCATCGCTGACTTGCAGCGGCACGTGTTCGGCGGCCTGTTGCAGGAAGTGGTTGAGGCTTTCCAGGTGGCTCTGGGCTTCGTTGCGGAAGATCTCCAGCAACATCGGGTCGTGGGGCTCTGCGGCCGGCTCGGTGCCGCTGGCCAAAGCGTGTGCGCGGGCGGCCAGGGCGTCGACTTCATTGCGCTGGCGCTGGTCGTCGGCCGCGAAGTCGGCGATCAGTTCCGGCAGCAGGGCCACGGCCTCATCCAGCACCTGTTGCACGTCAGGGCCGAGGGTCACGCTGCGTTCGAGCACG contains the following coding sequences:
- a CDS encoding malonate decarboxylase holo-ACP synthase, which codes for MVNAHDLLWGMAPAHLPTDAPAWALDVISAGHPVVVRRAIAESGQVAIGVRGRLREQRFAAVMPVAAVQRRVTPEALRGVISRRDLPALRALDLLRPVLAQEAWGVTGSAGFELASGIEALHEQSDLDLILRTPERLARGDAEDLLAILDTAPCAVDLQLQTPFGAVALREWAGGSRRVLLKTLSGAHLVVDPWQAVA
- the mdcE gene encoding biotin-independent malonate decarboxylase subunit gamma produces the protein MRGLQWFNALSAGATPVEGLPASLKVADGVLGEQAVRFIAVVTDAQNRFPRARNGEVGLLEGWGLAKAVDEAIARGDKRPIIAIVDVPSQAYGRREEALGIHQALAAAADSYARARLAGHPVIALLVGKAMSGAFLAHGYQANRMIALRDPGVMVHAMGKASAARVTLRSVEELEALAASVPPMAYDIDSYASLGLLWETLSVRQIEQPTADDVVRVSDCLLHAINDVAGPDLKGRLGATHRAASSHVRQLLREQW
- a CDS encoding biotin-independent malonate decarboxylase subunit beta produces the protein MTDLLNKHSFVELGARQRAKALLDAGSYRELIDPFQRVMSPWLSRQGVVPQADDGVVIAKGNIAGLPVVVAAIEGNFQGGSLGEVGGAKIAGALELAAEDNRKGIPTRAVLLLETGGVRLQEANLGLAAIADIHAAIVDLRQYQPVIGVVAGSVGCFGGMSIAAGLCSYLVVTREARLGLNGPQVIEQEAGLDEYDSRDRPFIWSLTGGEQRFNSGLADRYVADDVAQVQQTVTALLQQGLPEHQRSRQADVYLARLAELDATPQIDAATVRDLYQGDRS
- a CDS encoding malonate decarboxylase subunit delta, translated to METLSFEFPAGQPPKGRALVGCVGSGDLEVLLEPGTPGTLTIQVQTSVNGAEQRWQHLFERIFQAYTPPALKIDIHDFGATPGVVRLRLEQGFEEIGHD
- a CDS encoding triphosphoribosyl-dephospho-CoA synthase, which codes for MRALKLHEISLADRLADRAVDALIDEADLSPKPALVDRRGNGAHSDLHLGLMHASALSLWPMFKEMAEAALEFGEVGLPLREALGRIGREGEQAMLTTTHGVNTHRGAIWALGLLTAAAALEPRAVTLTAAKLALLNDRYAPQPLSHGAQVAQRYGARGAREEAQLGFPSVMQRGLPQLHKSRRQNAGEQNARLDALLAIMTDLADTCVLYRAGTEGLHAMQRGAQAVLDAGGSATLAGRRQLHVLDLQLLALNASPGGAADLLAACLFIDRLDGAL
- the mdcA gene encoding malonate decarboxylase subunit alpha, encoding MTTTITPDSRWTRRRDEKQRRLGLVKKYADGAVLPSDKIVEALEALILPGDRVVLEGNNQKQADFLSRSLAKADPAKLHDLHMIMPSVGRSEHLDLFEKGIARKLDFSFAGTQSLRISQLLEDGLLEIGAIHTYIELYARLVVDLIPNVVLSAGFMADRAGNIYTGASTEDTPALIEPAAFSDGIVIVQVNQLVDDVTDLPRVDIPASWVDFVVVADKPFYIEPLFTRDPRHIKPVHVLMAMMAIRGIYEKHNVQSLNHGIGFNTAAIELILPTYGESLGLKGKICRNWTLNPHPTLIPAIESGWVQSVHCFGTELGMENYIAARPDVFFTGRDGSMRSNRMFCQLAGQYAVDLFIGATLQVDGDGHSSTVTRGRLAGFGGAPNMGHDPRGRRHGTPAWLDMRHDDAPQALLERGKKLVVQMVETFQEGGKPTFVETLDAVEVARKSGMPLAPIMIYGDDVTHLLTEEGIAYLYKARSLEERQAMIAAVAGVTAIGMRHNPKDTARMRREGLIALPEDLGIRRTDATRELLAAKSVADLVEWSGGLYNPPAKFRSW
- a CDS encoding DUF6124 family protein; the encoded protein is MSNSSSSNIFTVNPDQNTEALLVNASETLSSLNAMTCNLAFNLGTSQRAIMLGIQQMAELGQLLVDRALEQVSPAPEG
- a CDS encoding chemotaxis protein CheW yields the protein MLDHRTSQLTGLLLPLADRHLVLPNVAIAELIDFQRGEPASDAPPWYLRQVTWRDRQLPLISFEAACGEASVTGERSRIVVLNALGGRPTLKFIAMVIQGIPRSYKLDSQLSYVDVPLCPLELAAVQVGEHVAKVPDLMGLEALLVESGLA
- a CDS encoding Hpt domain-containing protein codes for the protein MVDRHDYVALEWVKGDIAETLKQARSALDAFVETRDSDAIAECLAGIHQVHGALQMIEFYGAALLAEEIEALALALQAERVGQRDESIRLLQQALGQLPLYLDRVHSARRDLPLVVLPLLNDLRSARGESLLSETSLFSPQLLSIAPLPDEALAQRTLPDLHEQLRQWHQLLLQALAGLLREDHGPSNLEDMARVFARLEALCQGAPLLPLWQVTSALVEGMLTGVIANSPALRSLLKASGKQLKRLLAQGIGGINQPAPDELLKSLLFYVAKVTRPTPRMQSLKERYGLDEALPDSAVVDAERARLAGPGRNAMGSVLGALCEELVRVKERLDLFVRSDRQHTHDLDALLAPLRQIADTLAVLGFGQPRKVIIDQLAVVLSLVQGQREPNDAVLMDVAGALLYVEATLAGMVGTVEPESREESRLPTTDLTQIHQLVIRESCQCLRQAKELVIDCIEADWDRQRLESLPELLSQVRGALAMIPLPRAASLMRGCTDYVDEQLMASDTAPPEAQLAHFADVISSLEYYLERMLQDPDAAGERVLELATQGLAALGYLPAAKPWRQALVAPDGALSSEITPSQSQFDALASPTSRLNPPALQRPGSLLPPPAGEEPIDDELRDVFLEETDEVLEVLHRYLPNSADKTAQGEMRRAFHTLKGSGRMVRALVLAELAWAVENLLNRVLERSVTLGPDVQQVLDEAVALLPELIADFAADDQRQRNEVDALAARAHALASGTEPAAEPHDPMLLEIFRNEAQSHLESLNHFLQQAAEHVPLQVSDELQRALHTLKGSAYMAGVLPIAELARPLDHLTREYKAHRLPLDLDEVELLLEAEGLFQRGLRQLDSDPLVPIKGAPDLISRTQSLLDQQLQALLDAPNTGLRIKRDPQLIANFLAQGMDILLDAESLLRRWQQHPGERQELTALLDELTTLGEGAHIADLHAIDALCEALLDLYGAVEESSLAVSERFFHEAEQAHEALINMLDQLAAGQEINPVPARVQALRELLDEALDPSATGLIKSDGSRALSICELGAATAQLDQDTVMDDEIVEIFLEEAVDILDSAGQSLKRWLLEPDSTVPLSSLHRDLHTLKGGARMAEIGPIGDLAHELECLYEGLVDRRYSYSTELSQVLMASHERLALQLDELQDHQPLSDSGDLIAQLRELRQSSTPATPTAAPEAATADPELLDIFLEEAADILDSSSSALLRWQAEPSNRQEVETLLRDLHTLKGGARMVEIGPIGDLAHELEFLYEGLSAGLLAPSPELFALLQGCHDRLAQMIDAVAGGAPVGSVDKLIERIKSLVHPSDESLAPVALPAGKAEAAVDPAADMVKISADLLDDLVNLAGETSIFRGRIEQQVNDARVALNEVETTIERMRDQLRRLDTETQGRILSRQQAEAERLGYEEFDPLEMDRHSQLQQLSRALSESASDLLDLKETLDRRNQDAHTLLQQQARINTELQEGLMRTRMVPFERMLPRLKRIVRQVAEELGKDVEFVVGNAEGEMDRNVLERMVAPLEHMLRNAVDHGLESREARVLAGKPEKGRISLDLTHEGGDIVFDMRDDGAGVPLDAVRRKAIKRGLLTPDQDISDRDVLQFILQPGFSTAEKITQISGRGVGMDVVHEEVRQLGGSMFIDSTPGSGVHFRIRLPFTVSVNRALMVQCADDQYAIPLNTIEGLVRVLPHELAGHYQQDPPRYEYAGQRYELFYLGDLLHTVARPKLLGQFQPVPVLLVQCNERRVAVHVDDMAGTREIVVKGLGPQFAGVQGLSGATILGDGRVVLIIDLLAHIRARQPALPAQSVDAPLILNDPLKKRPLLVLVVDDSVTVRKVTSRLLERNGMNVLTAKDGIDAIALLEEHTPDLMLLDIEMPRMDGFEVAIQVRNDPRLMRLPIIMITSRTGQKHRDRAMAIGVNDYLGKPYQESVLLESIAYWSKSHA